The genomic interval GCTTCGCCAACGGAAGTTCCAACTTCGAACTCCCGAGGAGATCGAGCGGATCGCGCGCGAAGATCTGGGGATGGTTCGTCCCGGAGAGGTTCCGTTCGTCGTCATCGACCCGTCATCGACCCCGCGGCTGGGTCCGCCCGTTCCCGCTCCACAAGCCGCACATGAGGATCCGGGAGACAGCTCTTGGCTCACTCGTTGGTGGGCGGCGCTGAGATCCACCGTGCGCACCGTCCGCTAGCTGCGCCATTGACCGTCGTCCCGGCCCCCGCGTAGCATGGCTGTGACTTCCGGCGCAGGGCCGGAATTTCTGCCTGAAAGGGGCTCGATCCGACATATGCCAGTCGAGGTAGGGGCAATAATCGAGGGAACGGTCATCCGCCTGGCGCCGTA from Actinomycetota bacterium carries:
- a CDS encoding septum formation initiator family protein, with protein sequence MMGRERRLPAPRVAILILVVGGLLATSVLPMRRYIDLRGRIASLQEQDRALDRQAEMLRQRKFQLRTPEEIERIAREDLGMVRPGEVPFVVIDPSSTPRLGPPVPAPQAAHEDPGDSSWLTRWWAALRSTVRTVR